A part of Propioniciclava coleopterorum genomic DNA contains:
- a CDS encoding AAA family ATPase — protein sequence MHRNEQVRSIPFLPSPARTKENTRVTASSQPAFTTAEAATLLGEAIAEIQRVIVGQEHMVEQLMVGLLAKGHVLLEGVPGTAKTLAVRTFATVVGGDFARIQFTPDLVPSDIVGTRIYSASQEKFDTVLGPVFVNFVLADEINRAPAKVQSAMLELMAERQVSLGGKTYPLPKPFSVIATQNPIESEGVYPLPEAQRDRFLLKIDVPYPRGNEEFEILRRMSVRPPEARNLLNTDQVLTLQDLASNVFVHNLVAEYIVRLVMATRNPTEFGMPDLEPVIQVGASSRATLGLVAAARALALIHGRDYVLPTDVQAVAQDVMAHRMVLGFDAIADNISPVQVVERIIAMVPAPTPVWNDQQRQQARTEHHYEPGRVHP from the coding sequence ATGCACAGGAACGAGCAGGTAAGGTCGATCCCGTTCTTGCCAAGCCCAGCCCGCACCAAGGAGAACACGCGCGTGACAGCATCGAGTCAACCCGCCTTCACCACGGCGGAGGCGGCCACCCTGTTGGGCGAGGCCATCGCCGAGATCCAGCGCGTGATCGTCGGGCAGGAGCACATGGTCGAACAGCTCATGGTGGGCCTGCTCGCCAAGGGTCACGTGCTGCTGGAGGGCGTGCCGGGCACCGCCAAGACGCTGGCCGTCCGCACCTTCGCCACCGTCGTGGGCGGCGACTTCGCCCGCATCCAGTTCACCCCCGACCTCGTGCCCTCCGACATCGTGGGCACCCGCATCTACTCCGCCAGCCAGGAGAAGTTCGACACCGTGCTCGGCCCGGTGTTCGTCAACTTCGTCCTCGCCGACGAGATCAACCGCGCGCCCGCCAAGGTGCAGTCGGCGATGCTGGAGCTGATGGCGGAACGGCAGGTCTCCCTCGGCGGCAAGACCTACCCGCTGCCCAAGCCGTTCAGCGTCATCGCGACGCAGAACCCGATCGAGTCCGAGGGCGTCTACCCGCTGCCCGAGGCGCAGCGCGACCGCTTCCTGCTCAAGATCGACGTGCCCTACCCGCGCGGCAACGAGGAGTTCGAGATCCTGCGCCGCATGAGCGTCCGGCCGCCGGAGGCGCGCAACCTGCTCAACACCGACCAGGTGCTGACGCTGCAGGACCTGGCGAGCAACGTGTTCGTGCACAACCTCGTCGCCGAGTACATCGTCCGGCTCGTGATGGCGACCCGTAACCCCACCGAGTTCGGCATGCCCGACCTCGAGCCGGTCATCCAGGTCGGGGCGTCCTCGCGCGCCACGCTGGGCCTGGTCGCGGCGGCCCGCGCCCTCGCCCTGATCCACGGCCGCGACTACGTGCTGCCCACCGACGTCCAGGCGGTCGCCCAGGACGTGATGGCGCACCGCATGGTGCTGGGCTTCGACGCCATCGCCGACAACATCTCCCCGGTGCAGGTCGTCGAGCGGATCATCGCGATGGTGCCCGCCCCCACCCCGGTGTGGAACGACCAGCAGCGGCAGCAGGCGCGGACCGAGCACCACTACGAGCCCGGTCGCGTCCACCCGTAA
- a CDS encoding HAD hydrolase family protein, with amino-acid sequence MTDLRLIATDLDGTLLGPDGRVSDSDADALLEAHARGVRIVVATGRPARWLGCLDPIRDADPHVIVSNGAAVVDLATGAMERVRAIGVPDLHAVATAMRAAFPGVLFAIEHGYLFGCEPAWPVRESDPAGQVIDETLDTVHAPWEQLTAHDEPVVKMLAMAHDLGIDAFLAQASALVGDRVTVTHSTPPGHRGLLEMSAPGVCKATTLAAFCDELGVPAASVAAFGDMPNDLEMLTFAGHGYAMGNAHASLQGRFPQAPTNAEGGVGATVRRLLG; translated from the coding sequence ATGACCGACCTGCGCCTCATCGCGACCGACCTGGACGGGACGCTGCTCGGCCCCGACGGCCGCGTGTCCGACTCCGACGCCGACGCGCTGCTCGAGGCGCACGCCCGCGGCGTCCGGATCGTGGTGGCGACCGGGCGGCCCGCCCGCTGGCTCGGCTGCCTCGACCCGATCCGGGACGCCGACCCGCACGTCATCGTCAGCAACGGCGCCGCCGTCGTCGACCTGGCCACCGGCGCCATGGAGCGCGTCCGGGCGATCGGCGTGCCCGACCTCCACGCGGTCGCCACCGCGATGCGGGCCGCGTTCCCCGGCGTCCTGTTCGCCATCGAGCACGGCTACCTGTTCGGCTGCGAGCCCGCGTGGCCGGTGCGCGAATCCGACCCGGCCGGCCAGGTGATCGACGAGACCCTCGACACCGTGCACGCCCCGTGGGAGCAGTTGACCGCCCACGACGAGCCGGTGGTCAAGATGCTGGCCATGGCGCACGACCTGGGGATCGACGCCTTCCTCGCGCAGGCCTCGGCGCTCGTCGGGGACCGCGTCACCGTCACGCACTCCACCCCGCCCGGCCACCGCGGCCTGCTCGAGATGAGCGCGCCCGGGGTCTGCAAGGCCACGACGCTGGCCGCCTTCTGCGACGAGCTCGGCGTCCCCGCGGCGTCCGTGGCCGCGTTCGGGGACATGCCCAACGACCTGGAGATGCTGACGTTCGCGGGGCACGGCTACGCCATGGGCAACGCGCACGCGTCCCTGCAGGGCCGCTTCCCGCAGGCGCCGACCAACGCCGAGGGCGGCGTGGGGGCGACCGTCCGCCGCCTGCTGGGCTGA
- a CDS encoding metallopeptidase family protein, giving the protein MTDDEFEGHVNDALDSIPAELLDLLDNCVIVIEDEAPEHDPDLLGEYDGTPLTERGFQYGGVLPDRIIIYKNPTLRYCRSHAEVVEEVGITVVHEIAHFFGIDDDRLHELGYA; this is encoded by the coding sequence ATGACGGACGACGAGTTCGAGGGCCACGTCAACGACGCCCTGGACTCGATCCCGGCGGAGCTGCTCGACCTGCTCGACAACTGCGTGATCGTGATCGAGGACGAGGCCCCCGAGCACGACCCCGACCTCCTGGGCGAGTACGACGGCACGCCCCTGACCGAGCGCGGCTTCCAGTACGGCGGGGTGCTGCCGGACCGGATCATCATCTACAAGAACCCGACGCTGCGGTACTGCCGCAGCCACGCCGAGGTGGTCGAGGAGGTCGGCATCACGGTCGTGCACGAGATCGCGCACTTCTTCGGCATCGACGACGACCGGCTGCACGAACTGGGCTACGCCTGA
- a CDS encoding phosphatase PAP2 family protein produces MRGFGTTLDPRRGRGRLARLSAGASEVLTELRAVDQSVFEAVASTHAPLLDRAAPALTNVADRSKLWFGIAAGLSVLGGARGRRAALRGVATLAATSLIANQGLKRVIVRPRPDRGLLPFGRNGRRRPTSSSFPSGHAASAAAFAYGASAEWPALTVPLGALAGAVGFSRVATGAHYPSDVAAGYLLGMGVGVWGRKVVPIPDQPVSGSTGLATLDIGARPDGAGVTLFVNPGSRSGTGTRVIRAVRAALPEVVVVELRPGEDWDAVIRERGADAEVLAVAGGDGTVRTVAAAALDLGLPLAVLPAGTFNHFAKDVGNHPLGRALGAIRAGTAVKVDAGYVNDGLFLNTASVGAYTDFVRIREKYEKRIGKPAAAALAALRTLRRSRSLRLRADDVEMDVSLLFVGNGQYLPQGFAPRLRAQLDDGVADLRTLDMTTGLSRWSVIWSLVNGQLWRSPYYEVTTAAEMDVELLDGPVRVARDGELGELADRLRIRVDRRALTVVCPGPGPRLRGGRRPDAGQDGGR; encoded by the coding sequence ATGCGCGGCTTCGGCACCACCCTGGACCCACGGCGCGGACGCGGGCGCCTCGCGCGGCTCAGCGCCGGCGCGTCGGAGGTGCTCACCGAACTCCGCGCGGTGGATCAGTCGGTCTTCGAGGCCGTCGCGTCCACCCATGCGCCCCTGCTCGACCGCGCCGCCCCGGCGCTGACCAACGTGGCCGACCGCTCGAAGCTCTGGTTCGGCATCGCGGCGGGCCTGTCCGTCCTCGGCGGCGCCCGCGGGCGACGGGCGGCGCTGCGCGGGGTCGCGACGCTGGCGGCCACGAGCCTGATCGCGAACCAGGGGCTCAAGCGGGTCATCGTCCGGCCGCGACCGGACCGGGGACTGCTGCCGTTCGGGCGCAACGGCCGACGGCGTCCCACCTCCTCGTCGTTCCCCAGCGGGCACGCCGCGTCGGCCGCCGCGTTCGCCTACGGTGCCTCGGCGGAGTGGCCGGCCCTGACGGTCCCGCTGGGGGCGCTCGCCGGGGCAGTCGGGTTCTCGCGGGTCGCCACCGGCGCGCACTACCCCTCCGACGTCGCCGCGGGCTACCTGCTGGGCATGGGAGTGGGTGTGTGGGGACGCAAGGTGGTGCCGATCCCCGATCAGCCCGTTTCGGGCAGCACCGGGCTGGCCACCCTCGACATCGGCGCCCGTCCCGACGGCGCGGGCGTCACGCTGTTCGTCAACCCCGGGTCGCGCTCGGGAACGGGCACCCGCGTCATCCGCGCGGTCCGCGCCGCCCTCCCCGAGGTGGTCGTCGTGGAACTCCGCCCGGGCGAGGACTGGGACGCCGTCATCCGCGAGCGGGGCGCCGACGCCGAGGTGCTCGCCGTCGCGGGCGGCGACGGCACCGTCCGCACGGTCGCCGCGGCCGCGCTGGACCTCGGGCTGCCGCTGGCGGTGCTGCCCGCCGGAACGTTCAACCACTTCGCCAAGGACGTCGGCAACCACCCCCTCGGCCGGGCGCTCGGGGCGATCCGGGCCGGCACCGCGGTGAAGGTCGACGCGGGCTACGTCAACGACGGGCTGTTCCTCAACACCGCCAGCGTCGGCGCCTACACCGACTTCGTGCGGATCCGCGAGAAGTACGAGAAGCGGATCGGGAAGCCCGCCGCGGCCGCGCTGGCCGCGCTCCGGACGCTGCGCCGCAGCCGCTCCCTGCGGCTGCGCGCCGACGACGTCGAGATGGACGTCAGCTTGCTGTTCGTCGGCAACGGGCAGTACCTCCCGCAGGGGTTCGCCCCGCGGCTGCGCGCCCAGCTCGACGACGGGGTCGCCGACCTGCGGACCCTCGACATGACCACCGGACTGTCGCGCTGGAGCGTCATCTGGTCCCTAGTGAACGGCCAACTGTGGCGCAGCCCCTACTACGAGGTGACCACCGCCGCGGAGATGGACGTCGAACTGCTGGACGGTCCGGTGCGGGTCGCCCGCGACGGTGAGCTGGGCGAACTGGCCGACCGCCTCCGGATCCGGGTGGACCGCCGCGCGCTGACCGTCGTGTGCCCCGGGCCGGGGCCGCGCCTCCGCGGCGGGCGGCGTCCGGACGCGGGCCAGGACGGGGGCCGGTAG
- the rpiB gene encoding ribose 5-phosphate isomerase B: protein MLVAIGSDSSGIDLKNIVAQHLRDAGHEVTDVGWDGSGEAEYSAHYARKVAHLIRDGEVERGVLICGTGIGISISANKVRGIRAAVCSEPFTAKHTREHNGSQIIAFGAFVVGPEMGCAIADAFLGAEFKGGIFAERFQIIAGIEDEEIAAATR, encoded by the coding sequence ATGTTGGTCGCCATCGGCTCGGACAGCTCCGGCATCGATCTGAAGAACATCGTCGCGCAGCATCTGCGGGACGCGGGCCACGAGGTCACCGACGTCGGCTGGGACGGCAGCGGCGAGGCCGAGTACTCGGCCCACTACGCCCGCAAGGTGGCCCACCTCATCCGCGACGGCGAGGTCGAGCGCGGCGTCCTGATCTGCGGGACGGGCATCGGCATCTCGATCTCGGCCAACAAGGTCCGCGGCATCCGGGCCGCGGTGTGCTCCGAGCCGTTCACGGCCAAGCACACCCGCGAGCACAACGGCAGCCAGATCATCGCCTTCGGCGCGTTCGTCGTCGGTCCGGAGATGGGCTGCGCGATCGCGGACGCCTTCCTCGGCGCCGAGTTCAAGGGCGGCATCTTCGCCGAACGCTTCCAGATCATCGCGGGCATCGAGGACGAGGAGATCGCCGCCGCGACGCGGTGA
- a CDS encoding Pr6Pr family membrane protein, with protein sequence MTDPGHLAQPGRSARWLRLLAVVLVVSAEGYIIGTVGPAFAPANHFSFFTVLSNVFGAAVYGACLLGRVPDAVRGAATTYLVTTGVVYALLLRDVDVQTPAYGNLALHILMPVLAVVDWLAFPPTARLGWRVVPAWLAFPVAYLAYTLLRGPLVDWYPYPFLDPRGPGGYGAVALSCALVAVVIATAALGVRALGNLRAGRAAREPGTPVAPA encoded by the coding sequence ATGACCGACCCCGGGCACCTCGCACAACCCGGGCGATCCGCCCGCTGGCTACGCCTTCTGGCCGTCGTCCTCGTCGTCTCGGCCGAGGGCTACATCATCGGAACAGTCGGGCCGGCGTTCGCGCCCGCGAACCACTTCTCCTTCTTCACGGTGCTGTCGAACGTGTTCGGCGCGGCGGTGTACGGGGCCTGCCTCCTCGGGCGCGTCCCGGACGCGGTGCGCGGCGCCGCGACCACGTACCTCGTCACCACCGGCGTCGTCTACGCGCTGCTGCTGCGCGACGTCGACGTCCAGACACCCGCCTACGGCAACCTGGCGCTCCACATCCTGATGCCTGTTCTCGCGGTCGTGGACTGGCTGGCCTTCCCGCCGACCGCGCGGCTGGGTTGGCGCGTCGTGCCCGCCTGGCTCGCCTTCCCGGTGGCCTACCTCGCCTACACGTTGCTGCGCGGGCCGCTGGTGGACTGGTACCCCTATCCGTTCCTGGACCCGCGCGGGCCGGGCGGCTATGGCGCCGTCGCGCTCTCGTGCGCGCTGGTGGCCGTGGTCATCGCGACGGCCGCCCTCGGCGTGCGGGCGCTGGGGAACCTGCGAGCCGGGCGGGCTGCGCGCGAGCCGGGGACGCCGGTCGCGCCGGCCTGA
- a CDS encoding TIGR00366 family protein, whose product MTTSTDARATKRGPILRIADATNSFVHRFLPDPYVIGALLIAVIFLWGIVATPTTPAQMMKYFGDGAWSLVGFAMQLSVVIVTSQALANTPPVARVLARVATVPKTPAQAALFVALFTAAISVLNWGVGFVAGVILAREISRRMTGAHFPLLAAAAYAGYTVWSGGLSSSIPLTLNTKGHPLEKMTGQVPLTETIFSPTNIAVVVAMAIAYALVARFMTPSKAEAVGLPPESPEAVASDEPEKKEGTFASMLEHSRVLSIGLGVLGLVWFVMSVATGGLNALNLNLVNLLILSLGLMLYKGVVPYLRAAEDAGRAIIPIVIIYPLYAAISSMITNSGLGEIMTQFFAGIANAQTLPVITFLTAGLINVFVPADGGHLVLQGPIFLELAQQFGADRGMVVTAMAMGANWTNLLQPFWALPLLAIARLGIRDIMGYCFVMLVAGGLVACLVFGIAPLIL is encoded by the coding sequence ATGACCACTTCCACGGACGCTCGCGCGACCAAGCGCGGCCCGATCCTGCGGATCGCCGACGCGACCAACTCCTTCGTCCACCGCTTCCTGCCCGACCCCTACGTGATCGGCGCCCTGCTGATCGCGGTCATCTTCCTGTGGGGGATCGTCGCGACGCCCACCACGCCGGCCCAGATGATGAAGTACTTCGGCGACGGCGCCTGGAGCCTCGTCGGGTTCGCGATGCAGCTCAGCGTCGTCATCGTGACGTCGCAGGCGCTGGCCAACACCCCGCCGGTCGCCCGCGTGCTGGCCCGGGTGGCCACCGTCCCGAAGACGCCGGCCCAGGCCGCCCTGTTCGTCGCGCTGTTCACCGCGGCCATCTCGGTGCTCAACTGGGGCGTCGGCTTCGTCGCCGGCGTCATCCTGGCCCGCGAGATCAGCCGCCGGATGACCGGCGCGCACTTCCCGCTGCTCGCCGCTGCCGCCTACGCCGGCTACACGGTGTGGTCGGGCGGACTGTCGTCCTCGATCCCGCTGACGCTCAACACCAAGGGCCACCCGCTGGAGAAGATGACCGGCCAGGTGCCGCTCACCGAGACGATCTTCTCGCCGACCAACATCGCGGTGGTGGTCGCCATGGCGATCGCCTACGCCCTGGTGGCGCGGTTCATGACGCCCTCGAAGGCCGAGGCGGTCGGGCTGCCGCCCGAGTCGCCCGAGGCGGTGGCCTCCGACGAGCCGGAGAAGAAGGAGGGCACCTTCGCCTCGATGCTGGAGCACAGCCGCGTCCTCTCGATCGGGCTGGGCGTCCTGGGTCTGGTGTGGTTCGTGATGTCGGTCGCCACCGGGGGCCTGAACGCGCTCAACCTCAACCTGGTGAACCTGCTGATCCTGTCGCTGGGTCTCATGCTGTACAAGGGCGTCGTGCCGTACCTGCGCGCCGCCGAGGACGCCGGACGCGCGATCATCCCCATCGTGATCATCTACCCGCTGTACGCGGCGATCTCCTCGATGATCACCAATTCCGGGCTGGGCGAGATCATGACCCAGTTCTTCGCCGGGATCGCCAACGCGCAGACGTTGCCCGTCATCACCTTCCTGACCGCGGGCCTGATCAACGTCTTCGTGCCCGCCGACGGCGGCCACCTGGTGCTGCAGGGCCCGATCTTCCTCGAGCTCGCCCAGCAGTTCGGGGCCGACCGGGGCATGGTCGTCACCGCGATGGCCATGGGCGCCAACTGGACCAACCTGCTGCAGCCCTTCTGGGCGCTGCCGCTGCTGGCCATCGCCCGGCTCGGGATCCGCGACATCATGGGCTACTGCTTCGTGATGCTCGTGGCCGGCGGCCTCGTGGCCTGTCTGGTCTTCGGGATCGCGCCGCTGATCCTGTGA
- a CDS encoding RidA family protein: MDVQEIISDKLAAPLGIYSQGIKVTAPGSMVFLSGFTSRDAAGNVVGVGDIEAQTRNVLESMQHALAEAGATLADVVKMTLYIRDMNEFSKIHAVRAEFFTQPYPACAMLEVSRMVSPESLIEIDAIAVLAD, translated from the coding sequence ATGGACGTCCAGGAGATCATCTCGGACAAGCTCGCCGCCCCGCTGGGGATCTACTCCCAGGGGATCAAGGTGACCGCGCCGGGCAGCATGGTGTTCCTGTCCGGCTTCACCTCCCGGGACGCCGCGGGTAACGTCGTCGGCGTCGGCGACATCGAGGCGCAGACCCGCAACGTGCTCGAGAGCATGCAGCACGCGCTGGCCGAGGCCGGCGCGACCCTCGCGGACGTGGTCAAGATGACGCTCTACATCCGCGACATGAACGAGTTCAGCAAGATCCACGCGGTCCGCGCGGAGTTCTTCACCCAGCCCTACCCGGCCTGCGCCATGCTCGAGGTCTCGCGCATGGTGAGCCCGGAGTCCCTCATCGAGATCGATGCCATCGCAGTCCTCGCCGACTGA
- a CDS encoding cupin domain-containing protein, with amino-acid sequence MAFNPEGPIDKEIFTATDDLEWEEKSLKGCYEKRLFSHPETGATISLIKFDKGAGIPIEHEHASNQFMFLLSGLYAYPNSNITMKPGDFYGNQLGHLHGPTIALEESVMLEIYDGPHYPSRPEFYDNDDDAR; translated from the coding sequence ATGGCTTTCAACCCCGAGGGTCCCATCGACAAGGAGATCTTCACCGCGACCGACGACCTGGAATGGGAGGAGAAGTCGCTGAAGGGGTGCTACGAGAAGCGCCTGTTCAGCCACCCCGAGACGGGGGCGACGATCTCGCTGATCAAGTTCGACAAGGGCGCGGGCATCCCGATCGAGCACGAGCACGCGTCCAACCAGTTCATGTTCCTGCTCTCGGGGCTGTACGCCTACCCGAACTCGAACATCACCATGAAGCCGGGCGACTTCTACGGCAACCAGCTCGGGCACCTCCACGGCCCGACGATCGCGCTGGAGGAGAGCGTGATGCTCGAGATCTACGACGGCCCGCACTATCCGAGCCGCCCCGAGTTCTACGACAACGACGACGACGCGCGCTGA
- a CDS encoding fumarylacetoacetate hydrolase family protein has translation MQFSTVRLPSGELEWGALLAHEIALLGPTALGSGVADSLRAAIAAGVLPTEVPSDATRLPVDAVTFAPVVPDPGKIVCVGVNYADHTTETGRQQPDAPTLFLRVADSQLGHGGEAIFPSVAQWFDYEGELALVIGRLAYQVEAADALSHVAGVAPYNDFSVRDWQRATPQWTAGKNFVATGAFGPAMVTLDEVGPLEDVRLTTRVNGEVRQDAPLTDLVFGIGELLAHITTVMPLRPGDVVVTGTPGGVGMFSDPPRLLADGDVVEVAITGVGTLRNRVVRGRAALPTW, from the coding sequence ATGCAGTTCAGCACCGTCCGCCTGCCGTCCGGGGAACTCGAGTGGGGCGCCCTGCTCGCCCACGAGATCGCCCTGCTCGGCCCCACCGCCCTGGGTTCCGGGGTCGCCGACTCGTTGCGCGCCGCGATCGCCGCCGGCGTCCTGCCCACCGAGGTCCCCAGCGACGCCACCCGGCTCCCCGTGGACGCCGTGACCTTCGCCCCGGTCGTCCCCGACCCGGGCAAGATCGTCTGCGTGGGCGTCAACTACGCCGACCACACGACCGAGACCGGCCGGCAGCAGCCCGACGCCCCCACGCTCTTCCTCCGGGTCGCCGACTCCCAGCTCGGGCACGGCGGGGAGGCGATCTTCCCCTCCGTGGCGCAGTGGTTCGACTACGAGGGTGAGCTCGCCCTGGTGATCGGTCGACTCGCCTACCAGGTGGAGGCCGCGGACGCGCTGTCCCACGTGGCCGGGGTAGCGCCCTACAACGACTTCTCGGTACGCGACTGGCAGCGCGCCACCCCGCAGTGGACGGCCGGCAAGAACTTCGTCGCGACCGGTGCGTTCGGCCCGGCCATGGTCACCCTCGACGAGGTCGGCCCGCTGGAGGACGTCCGGCTGACCACCCGGGTGAACGGCGAGGTCCGCCAGGACGCCCCGCTCACCGACCTCGTGTTCGGCATCGGCGAACTGCTGGCCCACATCACCACGGTGATGCCGCTGCGTCCGGGCGACGTGGTGGTGACCGGGACGCCCGGCGGCGTCGGCATGTTCTCCGACCCGCCCCGCCTGCTCGCCGACGGCGACGTGGTCGAGGTCGCGATCACCGGCGTGGGGACGCTGCGCAACCGCGTCGTCCGCGGGCGGGCGGCGCTGCCCACCTGGTGA
- a CDS encoding winged helix-turn-helix transcriptional regulator has protein sequence MPSFTVFSASCPSRVSLARIANKWTAMIVVLLHERPRRFGDLHRSIEGISRKVLTDTLRALERDGMVRRAPTADGVEYSLTDLGRTLQAPLQALREWAESHVEDVRAAQDRYDLAAEEALLGP, from the coding sequence ATGCCGAGCTTCACCGTGTTCTCCGCGAGTTGCCCGTCGCGGGTGTCGCTGGCGCGGATCGCCAACAAGTGGACGGCCATGATCGTCGTGCTGCTCCACGAGCGGCCGCGGCGCTTCGGCGACCTGCACCGCAGCATCGAGGGCATCAGCCGCAAGGTGCTCACCGACACCCTGCGGGCGCTGGAGCGAGACGGCATGGTGCGGCGCGCGCCGACCGCGGACGGCGTCGAGTACTCCCTCACCGACCTCGGCCGGACGCTGCAGGCGCCCCTGCAGGCGCTGCGGGAGTGGGCCGAGTCCCACGTCGAGGACGTCCGGGCGGCGCAGGATCGCTACGACCTGGCCGCCGAGGAGGCCCTGCTCGGGCCCTGA
- a CDS encoding nuclear transport factor 2 family protein — translation MTAMDTVQRYGAAMATGDLDGVRAVLAPDAVWHQPGSNVLSGDHVGPDAILAHLGRFMELSGGTFALATDEALPAGDLVVTTVTFRAERPGRDPLDQRGADVYRVVDDRIQEVWLISEDQAAEDRFWNPA, via the coding sequence ATGACGGCGATGGACACGGTGCAGCGGTACGGGGCGGCCATGGCGACGGGCGATCTGGACGGGGTGCGTGCGGTGCTGGCCCCCGACGCGGTGTGGCACCAGCCCGGATCCAACGTGCTGTCGGGCGACCACGTGGGCCCCGACGCGATCCTGGCCCACCTGGGCCGGTTCATGGAGTTGAGCGGCGGCACGTTCGCCCTCGCGACCGATGAGGCGCTCCCCGCGGGCGACCTGGTGGTGACCACCGTGACGTTCCGGGCCGAGCGTCCCGGACGCGACCCCCTGGATCAGCGCGGCGCGGACGTGTACCGCGTGGTCGACGACCGGATCCAGGAGGTCTGGCTGATCAGCGAGGACCAGGCCGCCGAGGATCGGTTCTGGAATCCGGCCTGA